A single genomic interval of Lacrimispora sphenoides JCM 1415 harbors:
- the hemA gene encoding glutamyl-tRNA reductase, whose protein sequence is MNISMVGIDYNTAGIEDREHVSLTFEKQLEIAKAIKERYHSSGCIIVSTCNRTEIWFSELGTSEVECFSQLVIGENAKETLRSFCVCRQGDEAVNYLMELGCGIHSQIFGEDQILTQLKQALQQAREYQYIDSVLECLFRIAITAAKKAKTNIQIAKSNTSLPRTIVEQLEKEQGDLTGKSCLVIGNGEMGRLMAQNLLEKKCEVWMTLRQYKKSKAIIPEGSGVVLYDERYEHIAAMDYIFSATKSHHFTINRNTFENKRRKGKNYYLIDMAIPRDIEPTVEELDDVSVFNMDYFTQEANGREQVLEETRELLSEYADEFKQWYQFRNLASTVDGISDIVSEITDAKLTKVYKSIDISKEQQELLQSNVQMATKKAVSKIIFGLRDVLQIDQCEEVLKALEQSAMYCVK, encoded by the coding sequence ATGAACATCAGCATGGTGGGGATTGACTATAATACCGCTGGTATCGAAGACAGAGAGCATGTTTCTCTAACATTTGAAAAACAATTAGAAATTGCAAAAGCAATAAAAGAGAGATATCACTCGAGCGGTTGTATCATAGTATCTACCTGCAATCGAACCGAAATCTGGTTTAGTGAATTAGGTACATCTGAAGTAGAATGCTTTAGTCAGCTAGTAATAGGAGAAAATGCCAAAGAGACTTTGCGTAGCTTTTGTGTTTGCAGGCAGGGGGATGAGGCAGTAAATTACTTAATGGAATTAGGTTGTGGTATTCACTCCCAGATATTTGGTGAAGATCAGATTTTAACTCAATTAAAACAAGCTCTGCAGCAAGCAAGAGAGTATCAATATATAGACTCCGTCTTAGAATGTTTATTTCGAATTGCTATTACAGCTGCAAAAAAAGCCAAAACAAATATTCAAATAGCAAAGAGCAATACTTCCCTGCCTCGTACAATTGTAGAACAGCTGGAAAAAGAACAGGGTGATTTAACAGGGAAATCTTGTTTAGTAATTGGTAATGGGGAAATGGGCCGTTTAATGGCTCAAAATTTATTAGAGAAGAAGTGTGAGGTGTGGATGACCCTTCGCCAATATAAAAAAAGTAAAGCAATCATACCGGAAGGCAGTGGAGTGGTATTATATGATGAGAGATATGAACATATTGCTGCTATGGACTATATTTTTAGTGCGACGAAAAGCCATCATTTTACCATAAATAGGAATACGTTTGAGAATAAAAGACGGAAAGGAAAGAATTATTATCTGATTGATATGGCAATCCCAAGAGATATCGAGCCAACGGTAGAAGAACTTGATGATGTAAGTGTATTCAATATGGATTACTTTACTCAGGAAGCAAATGGCAGAGAACAAGTATTAGAAGAAACAAGGGAACTGTTATCTGAGTATGCAGATGAATTTAAACAGTGGTATCAATTCCGAAATCTTGCATCAACGGTTGATGGCATCAGTGATATTGTTAGTGAAATTACAGATGCTAAGTTAACAAAAGTCTATAAATCAATTGATATATCGAAGGAACAACAAGAACTATTGCAATCTAATGTTCAAATGGCTACTAAAAAAGCAGTATCTAAGATTATATTCGGACTTCGTGATGTCTTACAGATTGACCAATGTGAAGA
- a CDS encoding LysR family transcriptional regulator: MTIRHLRIFNEVAQSGKMSIAAAKFYVSQPTVSQAIKELEDHYGALLFERLSKKLYITEKGRQLLSYSKQVVEQFDYLESKMFEATGYQKLKVGSTITVGSCLTSDILNSYQELNNEVEIYSYINNTHHIEEKILNSELDIGLVEGRVKSPDLVTIPAVDDYLVLVCSANHPFAKKKSFTSKDLAGEKFVMREEGSGTRELFENYLKEQGVSINISMVANCPTAMIRSVIDNHCLAVLSIRLAKEQIENGRIVVIKNRDTTWNRSFSIVYHKNKFVSKQMEEFIDLVKKYKYAEIFDRLL; the protein is encoded by the coding sequence ATGACGATACGCCATTTGAGAATATTTAATGAAGTAGCACAAAGTGGGAAGATGAGCATTGCTGCGGCTAAGTTTTATGTATCCCAGCCAACCGTAAGTCAAGCGATTAAGGAGTTAGAAGATCATTATGGGGCGCTATTGTTTGAACGGTTATCGAAAAAACTATATATAACTGAAAAGGGAAGACAGTTGCTTTCATATTCTAAGCAGGTGGTAGAACAATTTGATTATTTAGAAAGTAAAATGTTTGAAGCAACTGGGTATCAAAAGCTTAAAGTTGGTTCAACGATTACAGTAGGAAGCTGTCTTACAAGTGATATATTGAATTCATATCAAGAGTTAAATAACGAAGTTGAAATCTATTCTTACATAAACAATACACATCATATCGAAGAGAAGATATTGAATTCTGAGTTAGATATTGGTCTTGTAGAGGGGAGAGTGAAGAGTCCGGATTTAGTGACGATACCTGCTGTAGACGATTACTTGGTTTTAGTATGTAGTGCTAATCACCCATTTGCAAAGAAAAAGAGCTTTACATCAAAGGATTTAGCCGGAGAAAAATTTGTAATGCGGGAAGAAGGCAGTGGAACACGAGAGCTATTTGAAAACTATTTAAAAGAACAGGGTGTATCCATAAATATCAGCATGGTTGCAAATTGTCCAACAGCAATGATCCGATCTGTGATTGATAATCATTGCCTGGCGGTACTATCCATTCGGCTTGCAAAAGAGCAGATTGAAAATGGCAGGATCGTTGTAATTAAAAATAGAGATACTACTTGGAATCGCTCTTTTAGTATTGTATATCATAAAAACAAATTTGTATCAAAGCAAATGGAAGAATTCATTGATCTGGTTAAAAAATATAAGTATGCAGAAATCTTCGATCGTTTGCTATAG